One window from the genome of Macaca fascicularis isolate 582-1 chromosome 7, T2T-MFA8v1.1 encodes:
- the LOC123566768 gene encoding uncharacterized protein isoform X4: MSCGNGSKASGYEGQSSSWKIHRDGREPLDKWNLVSFGAAGGSHRWSDMEEGHRLRWMIFVLGDSWRWWGAPEHVQHMWRGLLQKLVDPSGCSSRFFYEFC; the protein is encoded by the exons AT GAGTTGTGGCAATGGAAGTAAGGCCAGTGGCTACGAGGGACAGTCTTCATCTTGGAAGATCCATCGAGATGGCAGGGAGCCCCTTGACAAGTGGAATCTGGTCTCCTTTGGTGCTGCTGGTGGATCCCACAG GTGGTCTGACATGGAAGAAGGCCACAGGCTGCGATGGATGATCTTTGTCTTGGGGGATTCCTGGAGATGGTGGGGAGCCCCTGAGCACGTGCAGCACATGTGGCGTGGGCTTCTTCAGAAGCTGGTGGACCCCTCAGGATG